The following nucleotide sequence is from Pochonia chlamydosporia 170 chromosome 4, whole genome shotgun sequence.
CAAGGAGGCCATTTTGCACCGCGAATATATGCACGTACGCGGATAACTTGCCGTGGCAAGACCTTGGGCATGGTATTTACTGCACCAAACGGGTgttcttccttcttttggtgagtcagccagccagctcgTGCATTGGTACCTACAGTACCTAGCGGTGAGGAAGCACGTGCAGCATACGGCTGGGATCATACCAGAACGGTAACAAAACGAATGACGGCCAATATGACCATTGATGGAAGTGTATTGGGTAAATTACCACCGTTTGGTCTTTATAATCCTGCTGTCGTCTGTGCATGGGCCGGTAGCGGACCTGTGAGTCTGATCTGCTCAAACCGGAGCAAGTCGCCAAGATGGTGAAATGAGACTCCAAGGAAGGGACCAGCTACTCCCTAAGTACAATGGAAGGccaaaagtatttaaacgAGTAAAAGATATCTCATATCGCGTTATACCCTGCCATATACAAAGATGTTTTAGTGTATATTTAAAGACGTGGGCAAGTATTCCTTACCACATGCTATGGGCAATAAGCACGGCTGCCAGCAAGATTTAGTCTCTTGTAAAGGTTATTCAGCTTGACAATACATTGGGCTGAcacaaaaacaaaatgtAGTTTTAGCCAATATTTGCACAAAAAAAACATGTAGACATGCTTGAATCGATGGTCTTTTGACATGGCTATGGACATAATAATACATTACATACTTTGACAAGTGTTACCACCTCCTATAAACTTATACATTATTCCATGTCTTTGTGCACCCAGTTTCCCAATGTTAGGCATTCCNNNNNTAAAGCGGCCCATCTAATaaacgccgccgccgtgtATCCAGTGCCAGAGATATTATGATATTACTCACCCCCAGCAGACACTCCCGCATAATACATCATTTTCATCATTGCGTTTCATCAAGCCATATTTACTGCAATCGTAAATACCAAAAGTGCAAAAATCCTTGCAGGAACATCAATAGACTTTTGCGACACTGATTCTGGCACAAAGTCAAACGGGCTCCCACCTCCTCCGGGCGGTTGCGTTCGTCTAGGCGCAGGGGGTGCAGTTGATGAAGTCGTTTCTGTACTTGTTGTAGGCACCTGTGCTTCTGTGTTGGTCTTCTGCGTCTTTGGCGTCGTAGCTATCGGTGTTGTAATTGTAGAGGATGTTAATGGcccgtcgccgtcgccgtcgtcgtttcttgttgttgtgctGGTTGGAGACGGTGTACTGGGTGCAATGGTGGTCGAGATAGATGTCgtagttgttgaagttggtggcgGCGTATCAAAAGGTATTCTAGAAAAGGTTCTTGGTGGCGGAAAGCTAATTGAGGTAGTCGGCAGCGGCGGTGCCTGTCTGTTCCCGCAGAGGGCAATCAGGAGGTTGCCATTTTGTGCCTGATCTAGcaaggagcttgagccaATGCTGACCAAAACACACGAAGACTGAATGTTACTCTCGACCCTCGTGATGCCGTTTTGGCACGCTGCGGAGCAGGTATTTCCATTTTCGAAGTCTTTCCTGGAGCAACCTTGGATAGGTGCGTTGTATGCGATAACACATCCCAATGGCAGTGACTCCGAGCTTATTGATTGAAAATTCGCCAAGGATAAAAACCTCCCCGAGGCTTCCATTGCCAAGAGAAATACTAGAAACAGCGTATTCGCCAGTCGCAGCGGTTtccttgccattgcaaaCTGCCCAGGCGTGACGCCGTTCTGGCCTCTGTTGTATGATCGAACCGGCCAAATTCAGCTGTGGTCTGCCAAAACTTCGTGATGGAGTTTGAATGATCTGAAAAATTCCGTAGGCGGCTACTTGAGAAGGGAACGCTGGGTCCTGGGGGATTCTCGCTCCCGAAACACAGTTCGTCGCAGATTTGATCAGTATGACGATGGGATCTGCTCGGGACCTTCGGTGCCAATCTTAAAACAGCGCGATCTATACTTCCACGGGCTCGCAAAACGTGTCAGGTGGTAAAACAGTTCCGTTTCTGGGTGCAACCAGTTCCACGGAGGAATAACCTGTTTGGCGTTTCTCGTGCCACGTTCGGTGCCCGAAGCCGTGCCCGAAACACAACGGGAAGAATTTGGAATATGAGGCCTGAGGGCAAGGTAGTGGGTTGGGTGAATCGGACTCTTGAAGACGCTTTGGTATGCTGCCTTGTAGAGCGAAGACCAACCTGTGAAGACTTTCTGGTTGGATGGGCAGTGCGGTTGGTGGCCGAGTTGCCTCTTGAGCGCCAGTTGCTGTGAATCACGAGTCAAACGATGCCTAACTGTGGTGTTTCCAAATGTTGAGAGAAGTCTATGGAAGAAAGACGCAAAAGAAGATTGTCGCAAGTGgtcgcgaagaagaagatgggcgGCAGTTTtacaagtcaagtttgtccCTTCCTTCGCAGAGTCTTTGGCGCCGGTGCGCATTCCTTACGGAGCGGACCAGCAGCTGAACACAAGGAAACGAACAGGACATGGCGAGAACAGGATTGATGTGTTTCCATCTCGACCTTAGCCCGAATCAACATGGTGGAACAATAACCAACGGGTTTGGAGGTGAAGAGgacgaaacgaaacgacGTGTGTTTGAAGTCTGAGGCAGGGTCTGTGACTCCGTGAACACGACACGCCATTGGTGGGAACTTGGAACCGATGAACAGCTGCCATGCCGTCCTTTCATCGCTTTTGCCCACAACTTGGAACCTTTTGGTCTCTTCAAATGTTTCGATGATCCGTCCTTCAGCCGCACCGGACTTCATTTTGACGCTGAACAGGCATGCATCTTGGCCCTGTGCTAGGAGACCAAGGAGATGGTCGAAACCAAGTAGCCTCGTGGCAGCCATCTCCTTTGTGACAGCCTAAAAGAAACCGACCGACCCCTGTCCATTGACGACATCTGGTATTCTTTCATCAGATTTGCCTGTTCGGAGTCTGCCCAATGAGCGATGCATCTGCAAGACGATGAACAAATTCCTCGTCCGCCTGGGAACGCCCGAGTGCACGTCGGCTCGAGAAACCATACAATGCTTGCGCCATAAtgtcagcttcatcatcgcCTTTGAACATCGGCCATCGGCCATCCGGTTGGCCCGGGCGAGTGACATATGGCGGGGTTTGATGGCTTAGGGCTTAGATCGGCCTCGAGGTGTTCACTTTGACGTTGCGGCTATGAGTTCCGGCAAATCAGCTATATCCACTGCGGAATCTGGGGTAATGCCATCCTCCAAGGTCTTGGCCGAAGATTGCCGTGCTTCAAACTATATTAACTGTCCTGACGTTGACGCCAAGAACCGTCGCCTTGGCGATATCGGGTCATGAACAGCTAGAAAATCCACAAGTATTCCAGGTCAATCTCTATGACGGGAAAGCTCTCTTGAAACAAGACACAATGCATTTGTTCCTGGTGCTGGGAGGCGCTTTGGTCGCCATTGCCTTCACGTATCTGACCTCGGCCATAATCGCTGCAATCTTTTCCCCTCTGCGATCTATCCCTGGGCCATTCTGGGCTAGGTTCACTCGGCTGTGGTACTTCAGGCGTGTCTATGACGGAAACTTTGAGCATGACAACATTGACCTGCATCGTCGGTATGGTCGTGTTGTCCGGGTGGCTCCAAACATGTACAGCAttgatgcaccagacgcgGTAAACACAATCTACGGTATCGCATCTAAGATGCCAAAATCAGAGTGGTACGAGGGCTGGAAACACCCTTCGCCAGACCGCTGGACTTTGTTCCCGGACCGAGACATCAAAAGACATGCAGAAACTAGAAGGAGGTTTCAGGGCCTTTACAGCATGTCAAGTTTAGTGAGCTACGAAAACTATGTCAACGAATGTACCGATATCCTACAGCAGCGACTGTCCGAGTTTGCCAAGCACAGCTCCATCATCGACATGACGCATTGGTTTCAGTGCTatgcatttgatgtcatCGGGAATATTACGTACTCCCAGAGATTCGGCTTTCTCGACCGTGGCGAAGATGTCgatggcatcatcaaagcTTTGCACGGATCCATGATATACAGTACCCTGATAGGCATCTTCCCAGCACTGCACAAATACATCTATGATATTATGAACAAGGTAAACATTGGCGGAGCTGTTGGACGAACATATCTCATGAAGTTTGTTGGCGAAAGAATTCAGCAGAGAAAGGCGGAACGAGGACAATATGCAGAGAAATCTGTCTCGTTGGATGAGAACGCTCCGCAGGATTTTCTTGAGAAGCTCATGGTTCAAAATGAAGACAACCCGCAAAAAGTCACTCCCTATCACATCTTCATGATGGGCCTCTCCAACATTATAGCTGGCGCAGACACCACTGCAATCAGCCTTTCTGCAGTATTGTACTATCTGATTCGGAGTCCAAAGGCAATGCAAAGACTGAGAGACGAAGTTGAGCAATGCGTCACCGATGAGCTTTTTAACGGAACACACCTCACTTTCAAGCAGAGCCAGGAGATGCCATACCTGCAAGCGGTCATCAAAGAAGCCCTTAGACTGCACTCCGCAACTGGCCTACCGCTCTGGCGGGTAGTTACGGATGCAGGGCTGGAACTCGATGGCCGTTTCTTCCCACCGGGCTCCGTTATTGGTCTGAATACTTGGGTCGCACACTACAATGAGGATATTTTTGGCGCCGACGCGAAAGAGTTTCGGCCGGAACGATGGATCGAAAGAGATGATAATGAGGCGGAGATAAAGGCCATGAATGCATATTACTTGCCGGTTAGTACCAACAGTGTTTCCACAGCCCTCTAAAGCGTACTAATTTTTTTGCAGTTTGGACTCGGATCCCGCACATGCCTGGGGAAACATATTTCATTCTTGGAAATGTCCAAATTGATTCCTCTTCTGGTGAGAaactttgactttgagttGGTTGGAGAAGAGCGCGACTGGAAAGTTGAGAATTATTGGTTTGTCAAGCCAGCGAATTTCTTTGTCAAGGTCGCGAATCGCAAGTCTTGATGAAGCACGTCAAACAAAATCGCAAATAGCCTCAAATTGACCAACTATTGATTCATCTCCCGCTACTCTTGTTGGTGCTCCCAAAACAAACCAGGATCGTCATGTCCATCCAGCCAGTTCTCCATACACTCATACATCTTACTCCAATACGGTTCTCGCAGCGTCGCAAGCTGCGTATGAATACGATGACCCAACCGAGCCTGTGCTGCACCAAGATAACGATACCCGTCAGGATACTTGCTCAGCTCTTCCGACGAGAAATGCGGCACTGATGTCCCATCGACAGAGCACACCTTGTCCTTTTCGTAGATGATCTTGACGAACTGCACCTTCCAATCCCCCTCATGAGCCGCATCCTTCTTACAGAAGAATATATATCGGCAATCACAGTCGACGTCATATATCAGCGGCGATGAAGTCCCGTCTTGTGTGGCCTGAAAGCGCTGCGTGATAGTGGCCTTCATTTTGCCCACTGCACGTTGCGACTGCTGGTTGAGTTCGACGAGGGTGCTGTTTTCGCGGTGCATGATGAACGCGCCGTTGGCTTTACCCTGTTTGGATATTTTGATGAATTCGTCAATTTGGCAATTTGTTGACCAGGCTGAGGATTTGGTCAGCACAGGTTTCTAGATATCCCGGTGTGCTAGGGTGAAGGGTACGGAAGGAAGATGTACGTACTTGTCCATATGTGCGCGTCGTCAGTAAACATGGATCGGAAGTTGGCCCATTCCGAGTTATCTCTGTACATGGGCCAGCCTTTGCATAGCTCGCTTATGATGAGGCGGTCGATGACTTCGGGTGTGGTGCCGCCGAGGTGTGAGTATTGCTTGGAGTGGCTGTCAAGGGGGGTGGTCATGATGAACGGGTAGTAAATTGTGAGAGTAAGTATGTGTAGTTGTGTTTAGTTGGTATTGGATATGTGGTGAGTTTAATAGTATGGTGAGAATTAAGTAGGCTATTTGTTTCGGCTAGTAAGCGGCTGCTGTGAAGCTGAGAGTTATGTATACGAATTATACTTGCGCCTTACAATACCAGTTCGAGCAAACAATCGGATAGATGGAATATAGAATAAATTCATATTTGATACATAAAATACAGTCATGATGCATTCATCATTATAATTTTCATGAGAGCCAACGTCAGTcgcatcaaccaccacaaaacGCCAATACCTCCAACCCATCAAaacaactccaacaaagCAAGCACTGCAATCATCACAAACACAATCCTCGGCCTCAACTCACCCACCCCCGAAACCTCCTTCCCAACCTCCTCCCCAAACTGCCCAACCACATTCCCCCTCGGCCAATACTCACACACAAGATACCAGCCCTTCTCACCGCACAGCCTCCTGTCGCAGCCCACCGCCGTCGTATTCTTCCACACCAACTGCGTAAAATGGCCCGTGTCGTGGCCAAACTGCGGATCCGAAAAGTCGTACTTGTCCCTCTCGTTGCCCCAGGCCTCTACGCTGGCCGTCGCGTTCGGATACCCCTCTGCTAGGTTCTCGCCGTAGGGGCCGCCCGAGTGCTCGAACTGGCAGTCGCTCTTTTGGAGGTAGGCGCCGGCGAAGGAGGCGAGGGTCTTGTTCCACGAGACGGCGCTGGCGTTGTGTTGGTCGCGGTAGaagttggtgctgttgagGATGGCGGATGTGAATTTTGAGGTGGTCTTCCATTGGGGCTCGTTGGAGGGTATGGAGGGGGCGGCGGTGACGGTTACGGCTGCGGAGAGGGTTTGTGGGAGGAGAgagagggtgagggtgagtATGAGGTGTGTTGGTTTCATGGCGATGGGATGTGATATGATGCGTGGAgttgtgatgtgttggttgaGGTTTAGATGGGCGATTACAACTTGTGTTGTAAATGATCGAGTTAATATTACATCTGGGTGGAATAAATTACAACTATGGAAACAGTCACGTCTTTGGAATATTCGGCGGATAAATTAATGTGACCGATTCCAAGGAAATATGCCATTCCTTGAGTGTGCCATTCCATCGTCAAAACCGGGTTGAAGAAGTGACGTAGTTCCTCGTCGCTCAACGTGGCGCAGATCAGCCATCAACAGCCAAGGATGATTCTTTGGAGGACGGCTGTCCGCTTTACGAACGGTATGGAGGCGGCCAATGTGCCGCAATTGAAATGATGGTAAATGAATGTACTGGCAAGAATTGAATGTTGAAATGTAAATACATGTCATGAAACGCGACCACATGGCTGGCGCGTAGTGAAACTGGTTAGAGTTTGGGTGTCACCGTAACAGGCTCAATAGTAATGAATCATCTTGTGATGGAAACACGAGATCAAACTCTTGAGAATTTAATTCTCTGGGTACTTGTTAATTTATTTTGGGAGAGTAACATACAAAGGAAGTGGCTGCGTGAATAGCTCTGCGACCGAGGAATCCATATATAGACAAATGAGTCAATGACCAATGTAGAGGGTTGGAGGAGCAAGTTGTGAATACACCAACCGAGACCATCAACGGCGAAAGTGACCGAGATATACATAAGAATATTCAGGCTGCAGGTACACGATGAGTAACTTATCGACTAATCGTCCTCACTGATGTGCCTCGCGAATAGCCATTTTGGCGTTGTAACACACAAGGCTGTAAGAGCATTTGAGACGTCGGCGTGACCCTAACCTTTGCTTGGGGCTTTCTGGTATTTATACAGAGGAGGTGTCTGCTTCGAAAGATTCCAGTCATGTAACTGAACTCGTTACATTCGTGACATGGATGAAATAAATTGCAATGATATTGCAATTTCCACTAACAGTCAAACAATGAATGCATTAGTTACCATCCCTGGAGTTGCCAACTTACTCCATCAGCAGCTATTTTACCAAATTCGAAAACCCAAATATAATAAAATAAAGCCGTGATTAATTACCACTGCAATAGTGCCAATTTTTTCCACTTTCCCGCAATCTGCCTTACCATTTCATCCGTGAGCGCACGGTTCTCATTTGGGCAACAACCCAGCGATAATTGCATATTTCGAAACTTCTGGTAACTTGTCGCACTTTAAAGAACTGTATTCGCGGTAAAGAAAAACACCCCTGGTGGTTCGTTGTGCAACCATACGCGCGGCTCATGCAGGTGACTGTTGGTTGCTGGACATGGTACCTGCAATTTAACAAAGTTGTTAGTGCGCGCTCATTTTAAGTAGCATGGCACGAATTAGAATTGTTTGGTGATAAAGGAAATAGTGGCCAGAATAGTGTTGACAGAGAATGTCTCCATTCTCCGAATCATGTGAAAATATCAGGTTTCCTTCGGAGCAACAACCCTCTGCAGTCGTCTCTGTGTAAGCAGTTTTTATACCGCTAAAGGGAAGCAGGTTCAAGGATAAAGCTCGATTAACAACGCTGTTCCGTAGGCATGTATCTTGGGCTACGACCAACAGAAAAGAGCATTTGAGACACGGCTAATCCAGCTGTGTACACCCACTCACATCAGATTGCCATGTCCTTCAGAGCAAAAGGGGCCAAATGCAGCATGGAAGAAAAAAGTATAAATAGAGCCAACCATGTTTCAATGAGCAAGGAAAACTTGAACCTGCGATAAATCCTAATCACTCGCTCAGTTAAGCAGTTGTTGTGTGCCATCAACTGCAAACATGCGTTCTCGCCGCTCCGAGACGTTGAAGATACCGTTTAACCGTCGAGAGCCTGCGCACGGGTAAGTCAAGGCTTTTTATCGCTTAAGAATCAGCGCTATCAATGAGACATCTTACCGTTCAATAGAGTCCTAGGCATAGACATTGGCACCACCGCAACGAGAGCCAGTCTAATGAAGGATGAATGGAAAGGGCAAGATGACCGATCACCGATCATCATAGTTCGGCCCGGTATTCGAAAAGCTCCAGACCAATTCAGAGATTGCGATATGCCGGCAACGGCGTTCCCCTTTGATACCAACAAGAAACCTGAGGACTGTCTGGGCTTTGCAACCGACACACGTCGCGGCCAATTGCCGCTCAAAATGTTCATGTATTTCCAAAGAGCGCAAACGCTTCGTGAGAAGAACCAGACGAAAGACCTCAAGAAAATACTAAAGACAATACCGCAGGTCGACGAATTCTGGCAAACATACATCCAGCAGCCTCCAGCAGCGCAGACAAGAATCGCGAACCACTTGGAAAACATCTTCATTGCTCATCTGGAAATGGTCCGCCATCAGAGCGAAACgacagcaaagaagcacGGTGTCAGGATATCGAAAATTGCTGCCACCATACCGCCTAACTGGGATAAATGGATGCAGGATAAATACGTTGACCTCTTGTCAAGTGTCATGGGAATTCATGAACATGATATCACGACGGTATTTGAGTCCGAGGCCATCTGTCATTTCTTGCTGCGATTAAACACCGTGATCAAGCAGTCCAGTCAAGTAAATCGAGTTATCCTAGCCGACTTTGGCGGACACACGCTCGTACGTTCCATCCTTTACCCCATGTGACGAGGGAGATAGGAAAGCAAACGACGTACTAGCGAACAAAATAGAACGTCACCACCGTTAATATCGTGCGAGGAGAGGAGGGCAGCCGGTTTGCGTTTTTTCTGGGCGACACTACATGTAAGACACGTGCATGGACAGTACTATCGGTCAGGATGGTAGGCGTTCGCGAAGACAAGGCTAACGGTATACGCCAACTTACAACAGGTAACCACGGCGGCTCTGAGCTACACACGTCATTTGTGAAGAAGCACATCATGAAACATGTCGAGGTGAACGCCTTGGCACAGAGCAAGGAACAACAAGACCACCTTGTGGACACTTTTATGCAATCGTACCGGGACCGCATTCGGCGCGACTTGAGCAAGACTCCATTTTTTGTCTCAGGCCGTCGAAGTGACAGTTACGAAGAACAGAGTATCAACGGCCTCATAGACGATAAGACCGCCGCGGTAATGTATAATGGAAGCTTTAGGGGGTCCCTATTTGCTTTGAAAACTCGAATGAGcaccttgtcaaagttgacggGAACTACGGCAGTTGTGCTCACCGGAGGTACATTTTTGAACCAGAACATCAGAGATATAGTCATGGGATATATCGAGCATTTCCGACTGAAATACTTGCCATGGGCTGAGGACGACGCTCCCGCAAATGGATGGTATGCTCGCAACCCTCCCTTGCCTCAGTTGCAGCCTTAACACACAACTCAGAGGGCCTATTCTAACATTATGTGTTTTGGTTCTTTAACGTCCAGGTCGTCAATGGTTAGCGCTGGTGCTGCCCTCGCGTTAACCAACGAGTTGTCAGTAAAAGATTTCCTAAGCCAGGCGGCGTTTGGGGCCGAAATTCGCAAAAGCCAGGGTGCAAGCCGTGCTCAGGTCTTGCTTGACAGCTCTGGGAGCCACAAAGTAACCAAGAAACTCATGGACCATCATGGCGCAGATATAGTCATCACATGTTACCCATTGGCGCCACTGGACAACCGAGAAACGCTTGCGATCAAAGGAAGCTATGAAATGGAGCTGCTGGGAAGAGAGTACCAGGGAGTACACACCTGGGAGCTCAAGTATGAGTATAATCCTCTTCATGTAGACTGCCAAGATTACCTTGTATTGAAACAACAATCATGGCCGACACACCAGCCCAGCTTTACGGAAGAGCAGCGATGGCCGATCTTCTACGACCCTGGTTCATGTGTATTATTCATCGACAGGAATCTTGATGGGCCTATCAAAAACAACTCAGACCTCCAGAACAGGATCGGAGTATCGGAGGAGCCGCGGAGCAAGAAAGGCGTAACAAAAAGAAAGCGGTGG
It contains:
- a CDS encoding cytochrome P450 pisatin demethylase (similar to Neosartorya fischeri NRRL 181 XP_001259930.1) produces the protein MHLFLVLGGALVAIAFTYLTSAIIAAIFSPLRSIPGPFWARFTRLWYFRRVYDGNFEHDNIDLHRRYGRVVRVAPNMYSIDAPDAVNTIYGIASKMPKSEWYEGWKHPSPDRWTLFPDRDIKRHAETRRRFQGLYSMSSLVSYENYVNECTDILQQRLSEFAKHSSIIDMTHWFQCYAFDVIGNITYSQRFGFLDRGEDVDGIIKALHGSMIYSTLIGIFPALHKYIYDIMNKVNIGGAVGRTYLMKFVGERIQQRKAERGQYAEKSVSLDENAPQDFLEKLMVQNEDNPQKVTPYHIFMMGLSNIIAGADTTAISLSAVLYYLIRSPKAMQRLRDEVEQCVTDELFNGTHLTFKQSQEMPYLQAVIKEALRLHSATGLPLWRVVTDAGLELDGRFFPPGSVIGLNTWVAHYNEDIFGADAKEFRPERWIERDDNEAEIKAMNAYYLPFGLGSRTCLGKHISFLEMSKLIPLLVRNFDFELVGEERDWKVENYWFVKPANFFVKVANRKS
- a CDS encoding SCP-like extracellular protein (similar to Beauveria bassiana ARSEF 2860 XP_008597131.1), whose product is MKPTHLILTLTLSLLPQTLSAAVTVTAAPSIPSNEPQWKTTSKFTSAILNSTNFYRDQHNASAVSWNKTLASFAGAYLQKSDCQFEHSGGPYGENLAEGYPNATASVEAWGNERDKYDFSDPQFGHDTGHFTQLVWKNTTAVGCDRRLCGEKGWYLVCEYWPRGNVVGQFGEEVGKEVSGVGELRPRIVFVMIAVLALLELF
- a CDS encoding catabolic 3-dehydroquinase protein (similar to Eutypa lata UCREL1 XP_007796380.1), which codes for MTTPLDSHSKQYSHLGGTTPEVIDRLIISELCKGWPMYRDNSEWANFRSMFTDDAHIWTTWSTNCQIDEFIKISKQGKANGAFIMHRENSTLVELNQQSQRAVGKMKATITQRFQATQDGTSSPLIYDVDCDCRYIFFCKKDAAHEGDWKVQFVKIIYEKDKVCSVDGTSVPHFSSEELSKYPDGYRYLGAAQARLGHRIHTQLATLREPYWSKMYECMENWLDGHDDPGLFWEHQQE